The stretch of DNA aaacagACCCAATGAACCCCAATGAACTTGctgaatgaaatttctttttcttccattttctcGCCGCTTTTCCCCATGAGCCAGCACAATTATTACCCATTCAGCAAAGTTTTGAGCTCACGTACTTCCACCTTCATCACCCACTAAAAGATAGCCATCACATCTCAAAATTGCCCGGAAAAACCCCCCGTAATTCTTGTGCGGATTTAATTCTTCGTATAATGTGGGTGGATTAAACATTTTACCGGGGTGGTGGGGGTAGAAAAAATTCCAGCCAATCTTTGTTGTTATTAAATTGGTTATGAAATGATTTGGGGGGCTTTGGGGAGCGTGGTAGTGAGTTAAAGTATCTGATTTTGCATACATTTCGGCGCTATTTGGTAgtacaattattttatttaacacttggaggacacgAATTTTTAACCTCAAACTTCTATCTTGATTTTCTATcataaaaaaacgtttttctagattttcttttggcgAGCTTGAAGCAATAGAAGTCACATACCTACAtttaaatgtagaatttatcacaataaGTTAGatattagattttattctgtggtaatttgaaaaagtcgaattggcagcAAATACCAATTTTGTccttcaataaaaaaagttgtaaagacCATTGAAGGTTTAGCATgttttgtaagaatttttaaagtaaataaatgcCATAtatccaataaattttctttaagaaaaatacaCGAAGGAaatgcaataatttttaatgtgaaaatataaaCATTAACATGCTGGGAaagagaaaatgcaatttaacgagaaaaatgaagaaaattgtgcatgaaaaatttcagGCAATCTTGTTGCTCGGTGTACTTTATTCTGAAGTTGTTAgtatattgctttttatttaatacttAATTATTATGCTCGTAAAAAGTACTTTCCTCAGTATATAATactatttttcattaatattccCTCttgcttgaaaaattctatatatacatgtatgtatacaGATTACATGCGGAGACTTTTCCAaacaattccattttatttactcTGTTGGCGTTTATTTGAGGGAGTTTGTTTTCTCTTCTCCAATTTATTTCGATCCTACACATTTTCAAAAGCTTCATATCTGTAATTATTGTGAGCTTTTTGCGCCCCAAGGGAAAAAGCTCAAGTTAGAATTATTACTTCCGCATGACAACCATCCtattaatttctcattcatattttgcaaaatattccaaCATTCCCAAgtattcatatttatttttcttgtctggtcacttttttttttttggaaggggagttttgttttaattttccagctttcaattgtaaaatatacatagAAATATTCCctggaaaattcaaactaCAAAATGTGTGTTAACTGAAACTGACAGAcctatgaatttttaatagaaaatatgaattGTTTCACAGCAGCATAATATAGTTTTTCaccataaaacttttattgcttTCCATCCCTTCACAATGCTATATGAATATTAGAAtgtttcaattctttttcaacacgaaattctaatttaatttctccccCTAGGAAAGGGATGTTTATCGTATATAAGTGTAGGTGgtttaattagttggtataccacaatcgtggcataccaagtattgtaatcgtcagaaaaaccgaccacctcagatcgggctcaaacttggtatgagcacgttttagacatcccacattacgaaaatggtggtggaaaaattttgttccggccggcctgccggccgtcctgccggccggcctgccggccggtcgcccaaactttgtcttatagctcgagaacggcaagagatagagacttccggtttgaagttttctatagaaatgtgggtgtaaaatttcattttttcgcatttttgaaatccaaaatggccgccgtccgccattttgaaataccgttaacaacttcccttatagctagaggtctgaaattttagtatgttgtagagctcagtgagacgttttcatcaacaattcatacttgaaaatcggtcgagcggtttagcaaatatggcggcctaaagcaaaaagtgttttttcgctataactcgagaacggcttgaccgattttgaccatcttggtatcaaatgaaaggtttcaataagccctacaactgtctagaacattccaagttccaaaaacatccgcaagaggcgctaaaaacaaaaacaaaaattgcctaactttaaggggcaatatctccgaatccccattaggcaaatcttttaaattttgatatgttgtagcctgattCAATATCtgtcatcagtccgaaaatgaagaaaatctatgtcgccgtttagaagatatggccatttgaaaaattcttgaatttgaaaagttctaagagccatatctcttgaacggattgtccgatttttctcaatttggtattaaattaaaggttttgcaaaactctacaactttctagaacatcagaaacctctagaacaaTTCCTTTAatacgaaaagtgcaaaaaactgttttggtggaacaaaaaaccgccattttgtgttctggaggtgaccttgaaatgtatcgaaatatatgtcagattatagcttatttgaatacctttccaaaactagtcaagaaatttctgtatgtgcaatagaacttgagatataaccatttttgtctttcgaattcatgaatttcataaaaaaaatcacctttgcctactaaaactacttaaaaattaaattacaacgcatagactgacccatccgcgttgtggtataccaactcttataactggacgcgttatgattgacttttataaTGTGAGACAACTGGCTTCCTAGTATTCTatattaatcaaatattttattagctATATAATACACCCATGTGGAGACAATTAATAAACAGGAAAGGTTTTTTGGAGTGGAAACAGATGGACATGGAGGTGGAGGGTGTGTGTAAAATGATCCAGAAAAGGCTTCATGAACACAATATATTCCACCCTCATTTCCTCAACTGAATTCATATCATTTTGCGGGGAGAATTGTTGGAAATATATTGAAACATGTGGTGAATGCCGAGGAATTTGTGCGAATATCAGCATCCTATTTTGCTATGGTAGACTACACTGACATCTTTGTAAATCCATACTCTGGTTTGAGGCCTATATACAGACAGTTTGCGAAAGTTAATGCATATTCATTTTCACGTAATGTATTCAAATCAATTCACGTGATTGATGTTGGATTGTTGTGTTGTCGCATATGCTGCAACGGAAGAAATCCAACATGTACATTGATTCAGGGGTCTGCTACCCTATAGTGAGGTAAGCCCCAGAGACCCCACTCTGTTAGGGCTAAAAGGGTTGGGAGGGGTGCAGAGGAGAGCATAGATGAGTTAATACAACGTGTTTAATATCTCGCATCCAGTTAAGTGGAAATTCCACATATAGTGAAAATGGGGAGATGGTTTTTTGGGTTAGGAAAAGGGGATGAACCCAAATAGATTTATTCATCCAATGAACATAGATTTATGGCAATATTTTCCCAAACCCCCATCATTCTTTCCTCATCCATTTATAGTGACACTCATTCCTCGTATACATAGCACACGCTACCACCATTTATGGTCTATTCCAGAGTGTACGAAGCAATGGGGGTTAGGGGGCGGACAATTCGtcattttgagcattttgcaTATATTAGTCACGGAATATGAATGTTTATTTCCCAACAGATGAGGCTCTATATTATGTTTTATATTATACATTTGAATACTTAATGTGAacccttttcattttttatgtgatacatattttttataatataaaataaaataactcaaTTTGCAAACACGTCTATAGTTTGAATTTATATCGTAAATCggtgtattaatttttttatattgtgaaTACCTGAGTTCCAGgaaaaaggagattattcattatTATGTGGGAAAAACTCTTATTCATTGAGGCATTCGGGgcatgaaaatattcagaataggACCAATGCCAaacgaattttcaattttttagctAGATCTGCTGAGTAAAGACGGCAAAAAATTGCTGAACAATACAATTAATGACGTCATTAGAgtgattttaatgaataaatcttccaaaaaTCAGTTGAAGCGGAACAATTGAAAGGAATTTAGCAAGGGGTGTTTTTCCCCcgattattttttgattttttggtgaataatccgaattattggagaataatccgaatattttcattcagataagcACCCcttgttagaaaattaaaaaatataattttctgcttgaatttaatcattttcagcttaaatttactaattttagGCTTACATTTAGTACTTTcatgtttgaatttagtacttttttgtAGGTTATTGATCATCAGTCTGAGGATTTTCTGTACCTACTAATTTTAGATGTTCACATGCcgaattttctgattttttttggcaaattatCTGAATTTTCACGAtgatccgaatattttcattgagatcaataaaaagtgattaaaaaatacaattactgacgtcattttttaaatttttggacaaaacTTTGTCTGcttttttcacataatttcagtggaaaatggaaagtttGTTTAGCGATTTCTTTATCTGTTTTGAACGATTCCTTTTCATATATCAGTGACTAAGCTCCTTTTTTGGaagttttagaatttctcgaatttatttgattttttttatcaaccgCTAACTATTATTTACtgctatataaaaattatatacataagtAATCAATAAAATCCTCACAATTCTACCCCAAATGTAGTAATCCTTCTTTGTCACCAAAAGAACCAAACAAATGGTTTGCTATCAGTGTGTTTGGCTACTTAAGTGCCTCTTCTGACAGTGCTAAATGTATCGGATGCTCTTCCTATGATGGATTTGgtgatataaattaaaattcagttGGAATTGAGTGCCAAAAGAGGGGGAGTTCTGTTCATTCTGTATACGTTCTATTCGCAAAAGAGAAATACAATATCAATTTTGATTTGTAAAGCTATGTAGGATTAAACAACATCCCTCCTCCCATACAAAGCCACAACACTAAATTAAGATGATGAAGATGTGCAAACTGTTTGCCATTATACCCATCCAATTAACCTAGCTTGTATAATATTGGCACGTCTGATTAATCAGTCATTTGACCCTCGAAGTTCCATCTCAAATATCAATGGAAATCTCATATTTTGGGACTTGCTCGTGTACGGGTTTTATGTTAATTGGTGGGTGGATTCATTTCCTATAGAGTTCAGTGAAGGGTTCGATGATAGACCCAATGAAGAGGAATTTATGCTTGTTATAGTGAGTCCTTTTGCAAGGATTCAGGCTTTGATGCGTTGCTGCGGTTACACGCGTTTATGTTTTGCGGATTTGTCCATCGTGTATGCTTGTGggttttatgaaaattatgctcatgttgcaaattattatttaaataatgcaCGACAAATTCCGTGGCTGTGGTTTACCGGTGAATGCAGGACATACAAGCCCACAAACGCTCGTGACTCTACTTCCCAACAACGATTACTATATGTGCAACTTTTGCTCCAAAAATTTCCGGATAATTGCACAGAAGGGTTAAAAATAGTTGGCAATAAGGAGGGGTAATGGGAGGAAAAGTTTCCCTCTTACTCAGGAGCCTCAAAGGGTATAATCAAGTTAATGGTTTCGGTGGGGTCAAAGTGAAGTGGTGAGGTTTGTTTGTGTACTAAAAGTGGGTGGAATTCCCATGTAAATCACTCACAAAATTCCTAAAGTATCGACATGACTTTCATGCGGCTTTTACACTCATCGCAATAGAATATTTATGGGATCGATCCCTTATATAGCTACACATGTCACCCTTAAGAATTATGTCAAATATTTGATCCTAAAAATTTGCttgttaaacatttttcattcgacaaaaaaaaaagaatttttctcccGTCAAGCTTGATTGATTCCATTGGGATGAAGTGAATTGAGAAAAGTATTTTGGAAGTTGGTAAATGTtgatatttatataaaacgGCGCACATAAAAAGCCATTTATTCCTTCACTTTGCCTGAAGAAGACTATGCGGGGGAgataatcaataaatttttatattccatGAGTACGATGCTGAAATAGCATCGGCGGAAATAATAATGGAGTTTATGTGTGAGTCGATGACCCAATTCTATTCCAATTTAATTCCTCCTTCATCGTCTGTATTGGAAATTCTTGAGGGCTTTAGCCTCTCTTTCAGTGCGAGAAATTTCTTCCTTCACGTGCAGGCGTTTCAATGGAGttttcaaataagaaaaaagctGCGCTTATTTATtagagaaaatgtgaaaattatttctaatacGAATCCCTCTCACAATACGAATTCCCCTCTTGGAATTTTATAGGAAACTTGATGACGAAATTATTAAAGCAAAACTTTGTTGgaattcaacaatttctctggttttttggtgttttttttaaactcaccGCATTTCCCAAAAGGTCTCTTCATTGTAGCACATTGTACCACATTTTCCTGTGAGTTATTTGtctaaaatgttctttttccaTGCATGGCGATGAACTCGCGGAAAAGTGTTGTGTatggtgtgaaaatttaaatgaaatgtcgCTTGCAAATTAACATAATGTCATGAAAACATGCTACGGAAAAtacgtggaaaaaaaactgaatttatttaacttgAGCACTATATGTATATgcgggaaaaatttatttgaaaaaactGCTTAACAATCCCAAATAAATATGCAATTATtccataattaatttaatactaGTAATACTACGTGATTATGGATTTTCCACTGTTATCCCTCGCgtggaattttccaataacTCCCCAAAGTGATTATTTTGTGTTGTATGTATAAATAATTTCCGATTAAAAGTATGGATTAATAtggaattaaaatgttttattggtaaattaaattcctctcGAGTTGTGGATGAGGTAAAAATAACCCCCACAACAGCTACCCCCCAATCAATTCACCCAGCATGTGGAGAGAATTCTTTGAATAACCCCATATagcaagaaaattccattgagaattttcttcaatgcaCAAAAAGCTACGGATATGGCATCAAATAACTTTCCATTGAGGCGGTCAACATTCTCGTTGTACTCCTGAAACGACTAACTTTCGGAGCGACAAAACTGATGCACTCTGAACGACGTTACTCGTGgacttttcatattttctattttcctttttttcccctCATCTATAAGTTCTCAATGTCAAAGTTAGAAAAGTTCCCCCATACCCAGGATGCCGTTTCCCGCAAAATAAGTTTCTGACGGGGGAAAGGGAGTTTTCTTTATGGGAGGATTTCCCGTAATCCCTTTGAAAATAGCCAtgtaattttccattaatttgcCAATGAATAACCCCCTCAAATGCATCTCGTATGTCACTGTCTCGTTGAATAATGCTTGCGAGTATGTTGTTCCTTTGCTCCCcacaaaaggagtttattcatttttatcgtTTCATGTTTGTATTAGAAGTATTATTCTGgacaaagaaaatcttgaaaaggGGTTTATAAAACCTTCgagaaaaggataaaaaattttctattttggaTTGGATTCAAATGATTGGGTTGATACATTAGTAATAGAAGACAAAACTTTGTCGTTATTGTTTGGTTTTTctacatgaagcatatgcatcattGCTTTGTTGATGATGATacttaaaattatgtataggatattaaaaaaaagaagattgtTGACTTATACACACGTTTGTATTTCATgcacaaagaaaatctttggaatACATTATCCAAAAACGCATGAACCACGTCCCAATGTAACTTATAATTTGTCCAAAAACACATAAACCACGCCCCAATGTAACTCATAATTATCAACATttgaaatcaatgaaaaaaccTTCAATTTGCGCTAAATATTCTGCACAAGTTCATCTTAAATTTTGTGAGAGAACTCTAAAAGTTTGTGTTTGAACCTGGCGTGAGgtaattttctttgggtttccGGTCGTCGCCAGGGGTAGAGATTCTCGTCCAAATGAAAGACgtacttcccaaagctttcaacccctatccgggccttcttcagtggctggaagtgggtgaatttctttatttaacaattaacattcaaacaattttatataacaATAATTCTTACTCGTAACAGATTCTTTGGACACGTCTAACGTCACTGACTTTTACATTACTATAGATCGCGAGGGAGATCTTTGATTctatgggggtggtttttcctcggttttaaatgaattttcctactTTTCTTGTACAATTTGTGTTAATTCTCTTTGTTTGGCGGAGAAACTATTTTTAACGGCCTCTGTCACtatgaataattcaattctcCGCTGTGTCATTTCCCCTTTCCATTTGACGTTCATTCATCGATGTGTTTCGTTGAGTTTGTCTTCCCCTCCGTCTATTTGTTGATGTTTTGTTTAGCGCGATGAGATTTGTGTAGACACTGCTGAGCCTCTCCACATCCCTCCTGGAATTCACCAGCAGGGGAAGATTCTCTTGTATGTGGAGCATCTCTGTGATCAGACGCCTTGTGTAGTGTCTTTGGGTATCCAGGATCTCCACGTCATCGAATCTGAACATATGCCCAGTGGTATGCCAATGCTTCCATAGTGCTGTTTTATTGTCCTCCTCCTGCCCATCCTGTTCGCCAGTCACTTCCGGTCCCCTGCATGATCTTTTATGTTGTGCTAttctcatttttaaatattgttttgtttGACCCACGTAGCGTTTTGGGCAGTCTGCACATGGAATAGAGTACACCACACCTGACCTGGAGAGCTTTGGTACTGGGTCTTTTACGCGGGAGAAGTATCTGTTGTTCTTCCCGGACATAGAGAAGGCAACTCCACATCCCGTGGTGGATGTGATTatctttttcatcttttctgCCGTTCCCGGCATGTATGTGATTGGGAAGTACTGACATTGTGTGCCTCTCCTGCCGGATTCAGTGGCATTCTCCACATCCCTGTCCACGGTTTCCCGCCTCATGAGATGGTTGATCACCCTTCGTGGGAAATCATTGAGCTTCAGTATCTCCTCGATGGTGCCTGTATTGTTTACCCCCGGTTTTGTGGTCAGGGAGGTCACCcttctaataaaatttcttgctACATTTATGACAGTTCGTTTTGAGTGTGCGCTACTGTAATTCAGCATTCGATGGGATGCGCATGGCTTTGAGTACCAGGTAGTGTACATCTGTCCTCCCTCCATACGGTGGATTCTGAGGTCTAGATATGCCAGTGTTCCCTGCTCCTCAATCTCCATGGTGAATTGGATGCGTGTGTGGAAGGCATTGAAAATCTCCAGTATCCTGCATACATCGTCCTTGTGCACTGCGAGGAGGAGATCATCAACGTATTTTCGGATGAAATTTATCCTCAGGGGACGCTCTCCTGTGGTCAGGATTTGTTGCAAAGCCTTCtgcattaaattgttaaataaagaaattcacccacttccagccactgaagaaggcctggataggggttgaaagctttgggaagtacGTCTTTCATTTGGACGAGAATCTCTACCCCTGGCGACGACCGgaaacccaaagaaaagaaCTCTAAAAGGAAATGAAGAACTGAAACGTCTTGAATATTTCGAAAGGTTCCAAGTGGTTCATTGTTGAGCTTTACAGTATAAATCGTAAAACTTTAGTGCTTTTGCATATTTCTCTCGTCAGAATCACGTCCTTTTGTCATACATTCCACGACAATAGAATTACAAGGCACACATATGACACGGTGGGTGGGTTTTGTGATGTGGGTGAGAGTACGAATACGCGGCTGCACAATAAAATGGATGCAACATCTGCTGACATGGTGGATTCTTCCTCTTATTTAGCTTCCGTCTGTGATTTCCCAATTGAGTCTCTTCCCCAACCCACAATTACCGTTTACTCCTCGACAGTCTATGTGCTCTATAGTGGTACAAGGATCAAAGACGACCCGCGAAAACCCGCATTTTCTTTTGggtgattaattttctttctttgcaaACTCCTGGAATTATATTGCATAATGGCGAGACTCCTTCATCCACTTCACTTTAATGGCTACCTTTTTATCCCCGAATCACCTTCTGCACGATTTATATCTCTTCATGCATTTAGCTCTAGATTATTCGAAGGAGCGCAGCTTCTGTGTACTTCATGGAAAATGCACAATCATACCGATTGGGCTAAAACTTGGTATTATCacaaattaactaaaaaagattttttttttaaatatatgcGTCTGAGATCTTTTATCACAGATAATTCACGATAAAACTTTCCCTCAGAATTTCTAtcctcaaattctttttactGGACTTcgcattttctaaaatttttctcctaaGTTTTCCGAAAATTTTGACAcagttgtattttttttgaagtagCATCGATAAAAGTATCATATCGTGTAAGTGAAGCTTaccaaaatatttcctttacTCTGAAGGTCATTAAGCGTTCTATTATTTATAGAAgcaaaaaagcatttaatgtatatttttatttcattcaatttaacaagaaattaatttaatttgatgttaaattaacaagaaattaatttaaaattattgttaaattaaaatgaaataaaaatatatttacagCTGAAATTAAATCATTAGGTATTACGtatgatttatatttatttttgtcaattaaaatacaaattcacaaaaagttTATGAATAATAACCTGGTTTGTAAACGAAAAGTCTGTGGCACACTGATGTGAATGATCTTGACCTCAGTTATAAtataaatacagaaaaaactgtttaaaaataatttttctttcaaaatattattacaataaaaattaggtACTTCAAAAGAACTTATAAAACTTCTgtcaataaaacataaaacaaaaccagaatataaaatatagctacatctttaagttttttttagttattttttaaaatcattaaaattctattacaTCAGCGAATGATTAAATTCtagataaattaatataaagtGGTTCTTCAGAACGGAGGACCACGGCTTTCCTATCAAGTTTAATTGTTTTTGGAGTTCTCTCTGAAGCTTCAACCTTGTAGTGACGTAAAATCGTTACAAGAGACAGTTTAACTTGAAAATATGCAAACCTCTTTCCAATACATTCTCTTGGTCCAATCCCAAAAGATAAGAAGTTACTTTGATGCAACGAACTTTTTGATTCAAATCTTTCggggatgaattttaatggatCTGGGAAATAATTTGGGTCTCGTTGAATGGCCATTGCGGGAATATAGACGGGCATTCCACGAGGAATTGCAAACTTATGATATGGTTCCAGTGAATATGAGCTTTTTCCATCCGTTGGAGTGCAATTTCGATCCAAAAATGTCAGGTTAGGGTACAATCGAAGAGTTTctgtaaaaagaattatttttaaatttattttaacaaagtaaaaaaaaagtatttcgtaaataaaattatcaaacttATCAAACCTTGAACAACGTAATGTAAATATTCCATTTCATGAATTGTCTCATATTGAACTGAACCATATTTTTCGATATAAGAATTGATTTCTTGTCTGAGCTTTTCTTGGACTTCTGGATTCTGAGCTAATTCATACAGAGCAAAGGATATTGCGGAAGAAGATGTTTCATATCCAGCAGCTAGAAAAATAGCAGCTTGAGCCACAAGAGTGTCGCCTTTGTACAAATCAGAATCTTCTTTATTCATAGCAATAAGAGTATCAATGAGATCATTGCGTTTTATGCCACTTTTAATGCGTTCTTCCATAACATTGTTAATTGTGGATCTGAGAAAATCATTCGTTTCCTTTGAGAATAATATTAAGCCAAAAACGCTTGATAATTTGGGAAGAAAGAAGCTTAAAAGATAGACTAAACCACGCTGCCAGTTAAAATCAATAGCTCTTTTGATATTCTCGTGGATATCAGCTTTAGGATCTAAAAGACTATTGGCCTGTACTCCAAAGGCACATAGAGATAATGTGTCTGTTGTATACAATGAAGCGAGTTCCTTCGCATCGTACTCTTGAGGTTCATCACCAATTTCCTCTGCGAGCTTTTGctctaaaattttgattacttCCATCATCAAtaggaagaaatttttcacttttcccgttGTAAAGATGGGGGAAAGTTTATGCCGAATTGTTTTCCAACGT from Lutzomyia longipalpis isolate SR_M1_2022 chromosome 4, ASM2433408v1 encodes:
- the LOC129794487 gene encoding uncharacterized protein LOC129794487, whose amino-acid sequence is MQKALQQILTTGERPLRINFIRKYVDDLLLAVHKDDVCRILEIFNAFHTRIQFTMEIEEQGTLAYLDLRIHRMEGGQMYTTWYSKPCASHRMLNYSSAHSKRTVINVARNFIRRVTSLTTKPGVNNTGTIEEILKLNDFPRRVINHLMRRETVDRDVENATESGRRGTQCQYFPITYMPGTAEKMKKIITSTTGCGVAFSMSGKNNRYFSRVKDPVPKLSRSGVVYSIPCADCPKRYVGQTKQYLKMRIAQHKRSCRGPEVTGEQDGQEEDNKTALWKHWHTTGHMFRFDDVEILDTQRHYTRRLITEMLHIQENLPLLVNSRRDVERLSSVYTNLIALNKTSTNRRRGRQTQRNTSMNERQMERGNDTAEN
- the LOC129795972 gene encoding cytochrome P450 6g1-like, which encodes MFVLGVTAVLILCIVAFLIWWQKSARLYWEKNGVSYIPGPPLIGIPKDCMMLKKNCGELFMEIYNNEKFKDEPITGVYFFNKPSLVVRHPELIKKILIKDFSNFMDRTLSGDPYHDVIGMDNLFLVKGQRWKTIRHKLSPIFTTGKVKNFFLLMMEVIKILEQKLAEEIGDEPQEYDAKELASLYTTDTLSLCAFGVQANSLLDPKADIHENIKRAIDFNWQRGLVYLLSFFLPKLSSVFGLILFSKETNDFLRSTINNVMEERIKSGIKRNDLIDTLIAMNKEDSDLYKGDTLVAQAAIFLAAGYETSSSAISFALYELAQNPEVQEKLRQEINSYIEKYGSVQYETIHEMEYLHYVVQETLRLYPNLTFLDRNCTPTDGKSSYSLEPYHKFAIPRGMPVYIPAMAIQRDPNYFPDPLKFIPERFESKSSLHQSNFLSFGIGPRECIGKRFAYFQVKLSLVTILRHYKVEASERTPKTIKLDRKAVVLRSEEPLYINLSRI